In the genome of Fusarium fujikuroi IMI 58289 draft genome, chromosome FFUJ_chr02, one region contains:
- a CDS encoding related to D-arabinitol 2-dehydrogenase, with the protein MAFCSISRNILRATRAPAITLPKNSRCFTATPVQRVIDTNLKKNVVREKEVPVTVYSAGQGTGDKHTVNVPEAAARVPSEPRTPSNESDIVQPLTRKTFEQLPHTMRNMSVYGKTIILTGAARGLGNHMARACAEAGAKNIVLFDANQELGDEAAAELHDKTGLPVSFFKVDVRDGAAINAAVDEVVERYGAPDVLINSAGIADSNIKAETYDPAMFRRLIDINLTGSFLMSQAVGRAMMSAGKPGSIILVASMSGSIVNFPQEQSCYNASKAGVIQLGKSLAAEWAKYDIRVNCISPGYMDTALNRVPALDAQKKIWKSLTPQNRLGNVDELNGLCIYLASDSSKFMTGSNCIIDGGYTCY; encoded by the coding sequence ATGGCATTTTGCTCCATTTCTCGAAACATCCTCCGTGCCACTCGGGCCCCTGCCATTACTCTCCCCAAGAACTCGCGATGCTTCACAGCCACACCCGTGCAGCGTGTCATTGACACCaacttgaagaagaacgTTGTCCGAGAGAAGGAGGTTCCTGTCACAGTCTACAGTGCTGGCCAGGGTACTGGTGATAAGCACACAGTCAACGTCCCCGAGGCAGCTGCTCGAGTTCCTAGCGAGCCTCGTACTCCTTCTAACGAGAGCGACATCGTTCAGCCGCTCACCCGCAAGACCTTCGAGCAGCTCCCCCACACCATGCGCAACATGAGTGTCTATGGCAAGaccatcatcctcactgGCGCTGCCCGTGGCCTTGGAAACCATATGGCTCGTGCTTGTGCTGAGGCTGGCGCCAAGAACATTGTTCTCTTCGACGCCAACCAGGAGCTTGGTGACGAAGCCGCAGCTGAGCTTCACGACAAGACTGGCCTACCTGTCTCCTTCTTTAAGGTCGATGTTCGCGACGGTGCTGCCATCAACGCTGCTGTCGACGAGGTTGTCGAGCGCTACGGTGCTCCTGATGTTCTCATCAACTCTGCCGGCATCGCCGActccaacatcaaggctgagacttACGACCCTGCCATGTTCCGTCGCCTTATCGACATCAACCTTACCGGTTCTTTCCTCATGTCCCAGGCCGTTGGCCGTGCCATGATGTCCGCTGGAAAGCCTGGCAGCATCATTCTCGTCGCCTCCATGTCTGGCTCCATCGTCAACTTCCCCCAGGAGCAGAGCTGCTACAATGCCTCAAAGGCAGGTGTCATTCAACTCGGCAAGTCCCTTGCGGCTGAGTGGGCCAAGTACGACATCCGGGTCAACTGCATCTCTCCCGGTTACATGGACACTGCCCTCAACCGAGTTCCTGCTCTTGAcgcccagaagaagatctgGAAGTCCCTGACACCCCAGAACCGACTGGGTAACGTTGACGAGCTCAACGGCCTTTGCATCTACCTTGCCTCAGACTCTTCCAAGTTCATGACTGGCTCCAACTGCATCATCGACGGTGGCTACACATGCTACTAA
- a CDS encoding related to Smu1-Ste20-like protein kinase: MDGPGYTSASSASAHTATSHRRKLIKKPPTYAYARSSSGFDGGAFDAQSLESKRSSQSLRRAPSAPPTRSNPATVSDWQDSDRSHPQLSANSNTLRPIPSPISPQGDFTPANHWAPVPRHPDRLSDSHLRPLSKTAVPDDLIGAPFDGAAILNRIESIKIPSPKAAAPRQFPPQIVKVPTDSRLASPALRTSTSFSAMDSSLNEKSLGPRAPTDGPSINPKRYSDDGKDLKPAVLRKKSGFSGFMNSLVGSPKKPVISAPENPVHVTHVGYDSSTGQFTGLPKEWQRLINESGIPEKERRENPQTMVDILQFYKETTERPPEDQVLEKFHHAGQYATSPATAASPGMYPSNYMGMSPNNISPTNPRFPTVNHEGSFENPRAPPPVPRGQVGKDLMPSRPAPKPPVSMSNRHMPQGAYSTKDSGIGMSQSGDESYGMSKDAGPMLPEEHRSRSNSRVAGPTYAPTAPQPNPQLAQAQAAAYQQQLMQQQQEQAMAQAQAAMSGSIGRAPSKRTPHPQNPNMQAAPGYGRAPESNGVHNAPRQQAPGAAVPGARPRHRARQSAGLDIVAALKRICSEGDPRDIYRGFNKIGQGASGGVFTGHERGTNRLVAIKQMNLEQQPKKDLIINEILVMKDSSHPNIVNFIDSYLCGGELWVVMEFMEGGSLTDVVTFNIMSEGQIASVCRETLLGLQHLHSKGVIHRDIKSDNILLSLEGKIKLTDFGFCATINEAQNKRTTMVGTPYWMAPEVVTRKEYGRKVDIWSLGIMAIEMIEGEPPYLTESPLRALWLIATNGTPHIKNEQDLSPVFKDFLYFALKVDPEKRASAHDLLRHEFMKQCVDLGQLSPLVRAAREQRAQEKARKGQ; this comes from the exons ATGGACGGCCCCGGATATACCTCTGCGTCGTCTGCATCTGCTCATACCGCAACTTCACATCGTCGCAAGCTCATTAAGAAACCTCCCACTTACGCCTACGCTCGCTCTTCATCTGGCTTCGATGGTGGTGCCTTCGACGCCCAGTCCCTCGAGAGCAAACGCAGTTCCCAGAGTCTGAGAAGAGCCCCCAGCGCTCCCCCAACCCGCTCAAACCCCGCGACCGTGTCCGACTGGCAAGACTCTGAtcgatctcatcctcaattATCCGCAAACAGCAACACTCTAAGACCTATCCCATCGCCCATCTCACCTCAGGGCGACTTCACCCCCGCTAATCACTGGGCGCCTGTCCCCCGTCATCCCGACCGTCTCTCCGATTCTCACCTCCGCCCTCTCAGTAAGACAGCGGTGCCTGACGACCTGATCGGCGCTCCCTTTGACGGCGCTGCTATTCTGAACCGCATTGAATCGATAAAGATTCCTAGTCCGAAGGCTGCTGCCCCTCGTCAATTTCCTCCCCAAATCGTCAAGGTGCCTACCGACTCTAGGCTCGCTAGTCCTGCCCTACGAACTTCGACCAGCTTCTCCGCGATGGACTCGTCTCTGAACGAGAAGAGCCTTGGCCCAAGGGCTCCAACTGATGGGCCTTCGATCAACCCCAAGAGATATTCCGATGATGGCAAGGACCTCAAGCCCGCTGTTCTACGAAAGAAGTCAGGATTTTCCGGTTTCATGAACAGTTTGGTAGGATCGCCCAAGAAGCCCGTTATCTCTGCACCCGAGAATCCCGTCCACGTTACTCATGTCGGCTATGATAGTTCCACGGGCCAGTTCACA GGTTTGCCAAAAGAATGGCAGCGGCTTATCAACGAAAGCGGAATTCCTGAAAAGGAAAGGCGAGAAAACCCGCAAACTATGGTTGATATCTTGCAGTTCTACAAAGAGACCACGGAGAGGCCCCCAGAGGATCAGGTCCTTGAGAAATTTCATCATGCTGGTCAGTATGCCACCTCTCCGGCAACTGCAGCATCACCGGGCATGTACCCGTCAAACTATATGGGTATGTCACCGAACAATATTTCACCTACGAACCCCAGGTTTCCAACTGTCAATCATGAAGGAAGTTTTGAGAATCCCCGAGCACCACCGCCTGTTCCCCGAGGCCAGGTTGGTAAGGACCTGATGCCCAGTCGCCCAGCCCCGAAACCGCCCGTCAGCATGAGCAATCGGCATATGCCTCAAGGCGCATATTCGACCAAAGACTCAGGCATCGGTATGTCTCAGTCCGGCGACGAATCTTACGGCATGTCAAAGGATGCTGGCCCTATGCTCCCCGAAGAGCACCGATCGAGATCCAATTCGCGCGTCGCTGGACCTACATACGCCCCAACTGCACCGCAGCCCAACCCACAACTTGCCCAGGCGCAAGCCGCCGCTTATCAACAGCAACTtatgcagcagcaacaagagcaagCCATGGCTCAGGCCCAAGCTGCCATGTCTGGCAGCATCGGTCGTGCTCCTAGTAAACGAACTCCTCATCCCCAGAACCCGAACATGCAAGCTGCTCCAGGTTACGGCCGTGCCCCCGAGTCTAATGGTGTACACAACGCTCCTCGTCAGCAGGCTCCTGGAGCAGCCGTACCTGGGGCTAGGCCACGACACCGGGCTCGTCAGAGCGCAGGCCTTGACATCGTTGCTGCCCTCAAGCGCATCTGTAGCGAAGGCGACCCTCGAGACATATACCGAGGATTCAACAAAATCGGCCAAGGTGCATCTGGAGGTGTTTTCACCGGTCACGAGCGTGGCACGAACAGATTGGTGGCTATCAAGCAGATGAATCTCGAACAACAACCTAAGAAGGACCTGATTATCAACGAGATTCTTGTCATGAAGGATAGTTCACATCCCAACatcgtcaacttcatcgACAGTTATCTGTGTGGTGGCGAGCTGTGGGTCGTCATGGAGTTTATGGAGGGAGGCAGCCTTACGGATGTTGTCACCTTCAATATCATGTCTGAGGGGCAGATCGCTTCTGTGTGTCGCGAGACCCTTCTTGGTCTGCAACATCTGCATTCCAAGGGAGTCATTCACCGAGATATCAAGTCGGACAACATCTTGCTATCCCTGGAgggcaagatcaagctga CCGATTTTGGATTCTGTGCGACCATCAATGAAGCCCAGAACAAGCGAACAACCATGGTGGGTACACCCTACTGGATGGCGCCCGAAGTCGTTACTAGGAAAGAGTACGGGCGCAAGGTTGACATTTGGTCTCTGGGTATCATGGCTATCGAAATGATAGAAGGCGAGCCACCATACCTGACGGAATCCCCCCTGCGTGCGCTTTGGTTGATTGCAACCAACGGAACTCCTCACATTAAGAATGAACAGGATCTTTCTCCTGTGTTCAAGGACTTCCTCTACTTTGCACTCAAGGTGGATCCGGAGAAGCGGGCCAGTGCTCATGATCTGCTGAGG CATGAATTCATGAAGCAGTGTGTTGACCTAGGTCAACTATCGCCATTGGTGCGAGCCGCTCGAGAACAGAGGGCGCAAGAAAAGGCTCGCAAGGGGCAGTAG
- a CDS encoding related to SCP160 protein yields MASEAPANELSAAQKLMQKHAEAPHHVTVEDAPDEDLPIRSSAEASSSAEAPAPAPKAAPKQAAAKTLDTQSHELFPELGGPKGKAANVAPIWGAKTANGAASNGGSRSSTPVSGAATPNKPSMFIPGRNVESVTLDPQYILSRSQLKRPIPDIIKDLNRKSRATLSMNTTANGRYKFDATGPQDVAQQAIKDLVGQIGTRTAIKVPIPQSARAHIIGKGGSTIKRIQETSGAKIQLPKVDESNPIDEEDDDATIDVTVEGNALSAASARDQILKIAEDRSANVQTKVRGIPAAFYPFIAGQDNAFAQALAQDSGAEVRIPPLQAYSTGPAAVTANPGERPIFAPAGNEDNHIQLAGDRAAVQKARAEIERRVAQLHRELAAEQLSIQRGRHQFIVGDRGVPAEQFFADTGCSILLPTDEDDDVITVIGPADEVASGLEKAMDLAMGMQMSNLDIARFHRNAPGGAAAHASNVTRYLRQRKEIERLEKIYNTHINTPFSEGGALPWELYSREGKNAIRAQSEITGIVNAQPPSRMSAIPIDPFFHQHLRNNISRQVKNDYGVQVVVPEASEGNVPVLLVFEGPDPANGPYQLPSTKPTDAEIRAFKKGLEDAQKHILELINKQEAITSAELDVPAKYHERLRRFIKKEQESRKSDQIPVRVSKNGTRITLRGPASAVESLAAKSNAFVEQEKEDEKERGFTLSFDFPQKFANHLIGKGGSNIRELRDRFDVEIQVQDGKVELKGPKAKAETARSYIQNLARTLADETSHTLKIDPKYHRELIGAQGSQINRLQTRYKVHIFFPRSAKSADDEQSNVDVEEGAKPRRQQAPDEVIIRGPKKGADEARDEIFSLHKYLEEHSATATVAVQQKQVGSLIGQGGSALDELRQATGARIDVPQDRDTDIVEIQIKGTASQVAKAKKVLEEKRAVFDDTVVRTLDVDKKYHKALIGAGGSNLRDIVVKAGGSDDRRELARTIQFPKQEADGNTIKIEGRTDIVNKIVERIQEIVGERESQVTEIVDVPIENHRSLIGRGGDTKRQLESKFTVSIDVPRQGDGKTGVKLTGRPENVAKAKEHIQGLVQQQQGETIQVPRNLHHSISNGGQFFRQLRNNYSVTVDHAGQALPAKPDSSTRSNVGALPLITDDDDATSEAHSWKVVQIDAGDDGDFPWVLRGSSENVEKAKDAIAKALEQAKKNDATGYLVLPDPRTYRHVIGPNGSKVNSIRKESNCKIQVPRDQAKDEAIEIIGTKDGVEMAKNLILEAVREGSSKARE; encoded by the exons ATGGCTTCCGAAGCTCCCGCCAACGAGCTCTCCGCTGCTCAGAAGCTCATGCAGAAGCACGCAGAAGCTCCTCATCATGTTACCGTCGAGGATGCACCTGATGAGGATCTTCCCATCCGTTCTTCTGCCGAGGCCTCTAGCTCCGCCGAAGCCCCGGCTCCAGCTCCTAAAGCAGCTCCCAAGCAGGCCGCTGCTAAGACTCTCGATACTCAGTCGCATGAGCTGTTCCCCGAGCTCGGTGGTCCAAAGGGTAAGGCTGCCAATGTGGCGCCCATCTGGGGAGCTAAGACCGCGAACGGTGCCGCCTCTAATGGTGGCTCTCGTTCGTCTACTCCCGTCTCTGGTGCTGCTACCCCTAACAAGCCATCTATGTTCATTCCTGGCCGCAATGTCGAGTCTGTCACCCTGGATCCCCAGTACATCCTGTCTCGTAGCCAGCTAAAGAGGCCCATCCCTGATatcatcaaggatctcaacCGCAAGTCTCGTGCCACCCTTTCGATGAACACCACCGCCAACGGCCGCTACAAATTTGATGCTACTGGTCCTCAGGATGTCGCTCAACAGGCGATCAAGGATCTGGTCGGTCAGATTGGTACTCGA ACTGCCATCAAAGTTCCCATTCCTCAGTCAGCCCGCGCCCACATTATCGGTAAGGGAGGATCCACGATCAAGCGTATTCAGGAGACGTCAGGTGCCAAGATTCAGCTCCCCAAAGTCGACGAAAGCAACCCtatcgatgaggaggatgacgatgctaCCATTGATGTGACTGTCGAGGGTAATGCCCTCTCTGCCGCTTCTGCTCGAGATCAAATCCTCAAGATTGCTGAAGACCGGTCTGCCAATGTCCAGACTAAGGTTCGGGGCATTCCTGCTGCATTCTATCCCTTCATTGCCGGCCAAGATAATGCATTTGCTCAAGCTCTTGCGCAAGACAGTGGTGCGGAGGTTCGCATCCCTCCCCTGCAGGCATACTCTACAGGGCCCGCTGCTGTTACTGCCAACCCTGGTGAACGACCTATCTTCGCCCCTGCTGGCAACGAGGATAACCATATCCAGCTCGCTGGTGACCGAGCTGCAGTGCAAAAGGCTCGCGCCGAGATTGAGCGCCGAGTTGCCCAGCTCCACAGGGAACTTGCTGCCGAGCAGCTTTCTATCCAGCGTGGCCGCCACCAATTCATCGTGGGCGACCGAGGTGTTCCCGCTGAGCAGTTCTTTGCCGATACTGGCTgctccattcttcttcccactgatgaagatgatgacgttATCACCGTCATTGGACCCGCTGATGAGGTTGCCTCTGGCCTGGAGAAGGCCATGGATCTGGCCATGGGCATGCAAATGTCCAACTTGGATATTGCTCGATTCCACCGCAACGCCCCAGGCGGCGCTGCGGCACATGCTAGCAACGTGACTCGATATCTCCGTCAACGCAAGGAGATCGAGCGCCTGGAAAAGATCTACAACACTCATATCAACACTCCTTTCTCAGAAGGAGGTGCACTTCCTTGGGAACTTTACTCACGTGAGGGCAAGAACGCCATTCGTGCCCAGTCCGAGATCACTGGCATCGTCAATGCTCAGCCTCCCTCTCGCATGAGCGCTATCCCCATCGATCCTTTCTTCCACCAGCACCTTCGTAACAACATTTCTCGTCAAGTGAAGAATGACTATGGCGTCCAGGTTGTTGTTCCTGAGGCTTCAGAGGGCAATGTTCCTGTCCTCCTGGTGTTCGAAGGTCCTGATCCCGCCAATGGTCCTTATCAGCTGCCTAGCACCAAACCAACAGATGCCGAGATCCGTGCCTTTAAGAAGGGGCTCGAGGATGCCCAGAAACACATTCTTGAGCTGATCAACAAGCAAGAAGCTATCACTAGCGCCGAGCTTGATGTCCCTGCCAAATACCATGAAAGACTTAGACgtttcatcaagaaggagcagGAATCTCGAAAGTCGGACCAGATTCCCGTCCGTGTCTCGAAGAATGGAACTCGCATCACCCTTAGAGGACCTGCTTCTGCTGTCGAGTCCCTTGCTGCCAAGTCCAATGCCTTTGTCGAGCAAGAGAAGGAGGACGAGAAGGAGCGAGGCTTCACACTGTCTTTCGATTTCCCTCAGAAGTTTGCCAATCACCTAATTGGTAAGGGCGGCAGCAATATTCGTGAACTTCGAGACCGTTTCGACGTTGAGATTCAAGTCCAGGATGGCAAGGTTGAGCTCAAGGGacccaaggccaaggccgagACTGCTCGCTCTTATATTCAGAATCTCGCTCGTACATTGGCAGATGAAACAAGTCACACTCTGAAGATTGACCCTAAGTATCATAGGGAGCTGATTGGGGCTCAGGGAAGCCAGATCAACCGGCTGCAGACCCGTTACAAGGTCCATATTTTCTTCCCTCGATCCGCCAAGTCTGCAGACGATGAGCAGTCGAATGTTGATGTCGAAGAGGGTGCCAAACCTCGTCGGCAGCAGGCTCCTGATGAGGTCATCATCCGAGGTCCCAAGAAGGGTGCTGACGAAGCTCGGGATGAGAttttttctcttcacaaGTATCTTGAAGAGCATTCGGCTACCGCCACTGTTGCTGTGCAGCAGAAGCAAGTCGGATCTTTGATTGGACAGGGTGGTTCCGCTCTGGATGAGCTTCGCCAGGCTACTGGTGCTCGCATTGATGTGCCTCAAGACCGAGATACTGACATTGTCGAGATTCAGATCAAGGGTACTGCCTCACAGgtcgccaaggccaagaaggttcttgaggagaagcgGGCTGTCTTCGACGATACTGTAGTCCGAactcttgatgttgacaagaagtACCATAAGGCTCTCATTGGAGCTGGCG GCTCCAACCTTCGCGACATTGTCGTCAAGGCCGGTGGCTCTGACGACCGACGAGAGCTTGCTCGCACCATCCAGTTCCCCAAGCAGGAGGCTGATGGAAACACTATCAAAATTGAGGGTCGTACTGATATTGTGAACAAGATCGTTGAGCGTATTCAGGAGATTGTTGGTGAGCGTGAGAGCCAGGTCACTGAGATTGTGGATGTTCCTATTGAGAACCATCGTTCGCTCATTGGCCGTGGTGGCGATACAAAGCGCCAGCTCGAGTCCAAGTTCACCGTCTCTATCGACGTTCCCCGCCAAGGTGATGGCAAAACCGGCGTCAAGCTGACAGGCCGCCCTGAGAACGTGGCCAAGGCTAAAGAGCACATCCAAGGACTTgttcagcagcaacaagggGAGACTATCCAGGTCCCTCGCAACCTTCACCACTCCATTTCCAACGGTGGACAGTTCTTCCGTCAGCTTCGCAACAACTACTCGGTCACTGTTGATCATGCTGGCCAAGCTCTGCCCGCTAAGCCTGACTCTTCTACTCGCTCCAACGTCGGAGCACTCCCTCTGATCactgatgacgacgatgccaCATCCGAGGCACACTCGTGGAAGGTTGTCCAGATTgatgctggtgatgatggcgattTCCCTTGGGTTCTGCGCGGTTCATCTGAGAACGTAGAGAAGGCTAAGGATGCTATTGCTAAGGCTCTTgagcaggccaagaagaatgatGCTACAGGTTATCTAGTTCTCCCGGACCCTCGAACCTACCGACATGTCATTGGTCCCAACGGCTCCAAGGTCAACTCGATCAGAAAGGAGAGCAATTGCAAGATCCAGGTCCCCCGTGACCAAGCCAAGGACGAAGCCATTGAAATTATTGGAACCAAGGATGGAGTTGAGATGGCTAAGAATCTGATTCTTGAAGCTGTGCGAGAGGGCAGCAGCAAGGCTCGGGAGTAA
- a CDS encoding related to ERG27-3-keto sterol reductase yields MGSQLSPATAPWEGVSGQEQLFVLITGANSGIGLSIGERLIDEFLATRSLRSHLILIPTTRSKSKSLQTIQTLRGYANKAAQSSTALRSRAGSSYRWEDTIARIHVLSLQLDLCDLRGVYSFANALLRGPVSNPEGLQGEYLRNVRIPRLDTVVFNAAYGGWSGVNYPKAVWTILTQGLVQSVTWPNFKMALPTALLNEKRNYNYPKEPLLGEVFTACVFGHYILAHELLPLLSRRSETETPGRLVWSSSLEAVDSVLDMSDFQCFNGKGPYESAKRVTDILSLTATLPAAMPSSSRFFTPDDPSEARDKPIRPRMYLTHPGIVASTLFPVPWFLMWAYELALLISRWIGSPWHNTDSYTGAKSPVWIALQEQSALDELGAERIKWGSSSNRHMQVEVKKTEVEGWGWEGKVEDAAALEADTAVGVFRKTIGRKRGAKDVTKEDIVRFEELGAECWERMENMRHEWETILRVKKA; encoded by the exons ATGGGCTCCCAATTGTCGCCGGCGACAGCCCCCTGGGAGGGAGTCTCGGGTCAGGAACAACTTTTTGTTCTGATCACAGGTGCCAATAG TGGTATCGGTCTCAGTATTGGAGAACGACTTATCGACGAATTCCTTGCTACACGCTCTTTGCGCTCccacctcatcctcatccctACCACACgatccaagtccaagtccttACAAACGATCCAAACCCTTCGTGGCTACGCCAACAAGGCTGCGCAATCTTCTACAGCACTACGTTCGCGGGCTGGGAGTTCATATCGTTGGGAAGATACCATTGCGCGAATCCATGTTCTGAGCTTGCAGCTTGACCTGTGTGACTTGCGCGGGGTGTATTCTTTCGCAAATGCTTTGTTACGAGGTCCGGTGAGCAACCCTGAGGGGCTGCAGGGCGAATATCTACGAAATGTACGCATTCCCAGGCTGGATACTGTAGTATTCAATGCTGCGTATGGTGGATGGTCAGGGGTCAATTATCCCAAAGCTGTATGGACTATCTTGACCCAGGGGTTGGTGCAGTCTGTTACTTGGCCAAACTTCAAGATGGCCCTCCCTACTGCTCTCTTGAACGAAAAGCGCAACTACAACTAT CCCAAGGAACCTTTACTCGGCGAGGTGTTTACAGCCTGTGTTTTTGGTCATTATATATTGGCCCATGAACTTCTTCCACTACTTAGTCGGCGATCCGAAACCGAAACACCCGGCCGTCTTGTCTGGTCCAGCAGTCTTGAGGCCGTCGACAGTGTTCTTGATATGTCCGACTTCCAGTGCTTCAATGGTAAAGGCCCGTACGAATCCGCTAAACGAGTCACCGACATTCTCTCCCTCACTGCAACTCTCCCCGCAGCCATGCCATCTTCCAGCCGCTTCTTCACCCCCGACGACCCCAGCGAGGCCCGCGATAAACCCATTCGACCGCGCATGTATCTCACCCATCCGGGTATTGTTGCCAGTACCCTATTCCCAGTTCCCTGGTTTCTGATGTGGGCATATGAACTTGCTCTTCTGATCAGTCGCTGGATTGGTTCGCCCTGGCACAACACAGACAGCTATACCGGTGCCAAATCCCCTGTTTGGATTGCGCTCCAAGAGCAATCTGCGCTTGATGAACTAGGTGCAGAGCGCATCAAGTGGGGCAGCAGCTCGAACCGTCACATGCAGGTCGAAGTTAAGAAGACAGAAGTTGAAGGCTGGGGTTGGGAGGGCAAAGTCGAGGATGCGGCGGCGCTTGAAGCGGACACCGCTGTTGGTGTTTTCAGGAAGACCATCGGGCGAAAGAGAGGCGCTAAAGACGTGACCAAGGAAGATATCGTGAGATTCGAGGAACTGGGCGCCGAATGCTGGGAAAGGATGGAGAACATGCGACACGAGTGGGAAACCATTCTTAGGGTTAAAAAGGCATAG
- a CDS encoding related to permease of the major facilitator superfamily, whose translation MSSDGVGGRFWRKQKLGSRDFTLQERRATGEGEVDVEAEEGSIRQGVSTEYRTYKRRWFGLAQLTLMNIIVSWDWMTFAPVASQAAEYYDHCILPCICGVFPISIAILHRGPKLAFMTAAVLILIGNWIRYAGSTKSSGGNIAYAMAGEIIIGFAQPFILAAPTRYSDLWFTNRGRVAATALTSLANPFGAAFGQLITPLMVKKAGDVSNMVLYISIISTVCAVPAFAVPAKPPSPVGPAAETPKLSLRESFGVLSRSLEIWLILVPFSIYVGFFNSISSLLNQILSPYGFSDDEAGIGGAVLIVVGLIASAISSPIIDRTKSFLLTLKILVPIVGVSYLVFVWMPETRDIAGPYVVLAILGASSFSLVPIALEFLIELSHPLSPEITSTLAWAGGQLFGAIFIIISDALVADKDASPPKNMKNALIFQAVVALTVVPLPLCLGLFGRKEKTMLRRVRSDEQNRSDTTVTTNA comes from the exons ATGAGTAGCGACGGTGTTGGTGGCCGCTTCTGGCGCAAGCAGAAACTCGGCTCAAGGGACTTCACTCTTCAAGAGCGCAGAGCAACAGGTGAGGGCGAAGTAGATGTCGAGGCCGAGGAGGGTAGCATTCGCCAAGGAGTATCGACAGAGTATCGCACTTACAAACGACGTTGGTTTGGTCTCGCTCAGCTTACGCTGATGAATATTATTGTGTCGTGGGAT TGGATGACCTTTGCACCAGTAGCATCACAGGCTGCCGAATACTATGAT CACTGCATTCTTCCTTGCATTTGTGGCGTTTTTCCCATCAGCATTGCCATCCTCCATCGGGGTCCGAAGCTGGCCTTCATGACAGCCGCCgttctcattctcattgGCAATTGGATTCGATACGCCGGTTCTACAAAGTCCAGTGGTGGAAATATCGCCTATGCCATGGCCGGAGAGATTATCATTGGATTTGCCCAGCCTTTTATTCTTGCAGCACCAACTCGATACTCGGATTTGTGGTTCACTAACCGTGGACGTGTCGCTGCAACAGCTCTGACAAGTCTGGCCAACCCCTTCGGTGCAGCATTTGGCCAACTAATTACACCACTCATGGTTAAAAAAGCTGGCGATGTGTCAAACATGGTCCTCTACATCTCCATCATT TCAACGGTTTGTGCCGTGCCTGCCTTCGCCGTTCCAGCCAAACCTCCTTCACCAGTTGGTCCAGCAGCTGAGACCCCTAAACTCAGTCTCCGCGAATCCTTTGGGGTTTTGAGTCGTTCTCTCGAGATCTGGCTGATCCTTGTTCCCTTCTCCATATATgtcggcttcttcaactcgatTTCTTCACTTCTCAATCAGATCTTGTCGCCATATGGCTTTTCTGACGACGAAGCTGGCATCGGCGGTGCTGTACTTATTGTTGTTGGTCTCATCGCCTCCGCTATCTCGTCACCCATTATCGACCGCACGAAGAGTTTCCTCTTGACTCTCAAGATTCTTGTCCCCATTGTTGGCGTCAGTTACCTGGTCTTTGTTTGGATGCCTGAAACGAGGGATATTGCTGGTCCCTACGTAGTCCTCGCCATTCTGGGTGCCTCCTCCTTTTCGTTGGTGCCTATCGCACTAGAATTTCTCATCGAACTCAGCCACCCACTCAGTCCCGAAATCACTTCAACTTTGGCGTGGGCTGGTGGCCAGCTGTTCGGCgctatcttcatcatcattagCGATGCGCTCGTTGCTGATAAGGATGCGAGCCCTCCGAAGAACATGAAGAATGCCCTGATCTTCCAAGCAGTTGTGGCTCTTACCGTAGTGCCCCTGCCTTTGTGCCTGGGGCTTTTTGGGCGGAAAGAAAAGACGATGCTTCGACGTGTTCGCTCAGATGAACAAAACCGGTCGGACACGACTGTAACGACTAACGCATGA
- a CDS encoding related to QCR6-ubiquinol--cytochrome-c reductase 17K protein: protein MGIWDAFTDIVEAVTPWSVVEAEAPAEEPQEETESKNESKDEPEEEAEDEEEEDEDEDDEEELVDPKETLEEECKNSPQCAPAKHHFDECVERVQQQESEGGAKEDCVEEFFHLAHCATACAAPKLWTQLK from the exons ATGGGTATCTGGGACGCCTTCACCGATATTGTCGAGGCTGTGACGCCATGGAGcgttgttgaggctgaggcccCTGCTGAGGAACCCCAG GAGGAGACCGAGTCCAAGAACGAGTCCAAGGACGAGcccgaggaagaggctgaggacgaggaagaggaggacgaagacgaggatgacgaggaagagctcGTTGACCCTAAGGAGACACTCGAGGAAG AGTGCAAGAACTCTCCCCAATGTGCCCCCGCCAAGCACCACTTCGATGAGTGCGTCGAGCGCGTTCAACAGCAGGAGAGCGAGGGTGGCGCTAAGGAGGACTGCGTCGAAGAAT TCTTCCACCTTGCCCACTGTGCGACCGCCTGCGCCGCTCCCAAGCTCTGGACTCAGCTCAAATAA